The Strigops habroptila isolate Jane chromosome 8, bStrHab1.2.pri, whole genome shotgun sequence genome includes a window with the following:
- the DEPDC1 gene encoding DEP domain-containing protein 1A isoform X2: METRPAAPAPYRATKLWNEITKYFRAGMPLRKHRQHFKRHGSCFTASEAVDWLHEVLRNNSNFGPEVTRQQTIQLLRKFLKNHVIEDIKGRWGSESLEDNSALYRFPATSPVKPLPSPCSQKENLENFSRDKERLFKLPHLSRRAFKRHELLQSLENLEKTKPDRIEENEEDTLHRKEISQEYVKETWRNIILIHLQTILGLPSLEEVLQPAQIIPEYVIYNMTNTSKHGVVILQNKSEDLPHWVLSAMKCLAYWPRNNDMSQATYSGFERDVFRTVADYFLNLPEPLLTFEYYELFVNILDLLQPHLERIAVEALQICCLLLPPPNRRKIQLLMRMISRMSENVDMPRLHDAMGTRSLMIQTFSRCVLCCAEEVDLDELLSTRLVSFLMDHQQEIFKVPTYLQVAVRDHIEHMKMAQCKYPKEEICAILPTYSYCKQITPQEFEEQKVSTSQAAVAELLENIIKDKNLSVKDKKKKLKQFQKEYPLIYQNRFPTTENEAVLLENKPTIKQPMLSLRKPRFRSLRY; the protein is encoded by the exons ATGGAGACCCGGCCCGCGGCCCCGGCGCCCTACCGCGCCACCAAGCTG TGGAATGAAATTACAAAGTATTTCCGAGCAGGCATGCCACTAAGGAAACACAGGCAGCATTTCAAGAGACATGGAAGCTGTTTCACTGCATCAGAAGCTGTAGACTGGCTCCATGAAGTGCTAAGGAATAACAGTAACTTTGGTCCTGAAGTTACTAGGCAGCAGACTATTCAGTTATTAAGAAAGTTTCTCAAGAATCACGTAATTGAAGATATTAAAGGGAGATGGGGATCTGAAAGCTTAGAAGACAACAGTGCACTATACAG ATTTCCTGCAACATCTCCAGTTAAACCTCTACCAAGTCCATGCTCACAAAAAGAGAACTTGGAAAACTTCTCTAGAGacaaagaaagactttttaaacTGCCACATTTATCCAGGAGAGCTTTTAAAAGGCATGAGTTACTACAGTCTCTG gaaaatttagaaaaaacaaagcctgaTAGAATAGAAGAAAACGAGGAAGACACGCTGCATAGGAAGGAAATAAGCCAGGAATATGTGAAAGAAACTTGGAGAAATATCATTCTAATACA TTTGCAAACCATTTTAGGCCTCCCATCtttggaagaagttcttcagcCAGCACAGATCATTCCTGAGTATGTCATATACAACATGACTAACACGAGCAAACATGGTGTTGTGATTCTGCAGAACAAATCAG AAGACCTCCCCCACTGGGTGTTGTCAGCTATGAAGTGCCTCGCATACT GGCCTAGAAATAATGACATGAGCCAAGCAACTTACAGTGGGTTTGAGCGCGATGTGTTCCGAACGGTTGCTGATTACTTTCTCAATCTCCCTGAGCCATTGCTTACTTTTGAATACTATGAACTTTTCGTTAATATTTTAG ATCTTCTTCAGCCTCATTTAGAAAGAATTGCTGTTGAAGCACTGCAGATATGCTGTTTGTTGCTTCCACCACCAAACCGTAGGAAGATTCAGCTCCTGATGCGCATGATCTCTCGGATGAGTGAGAACGTGGATATGCCGCGACTGCATGATGCCATGGGCACACGCTCTCTG ATGATCCAGACCTTTTCTCGCTGcgtgctgtgctgtgcagaagaAGTGGATCTCGATGAGCTGCTCTCTACACGATTAGTTTCGTTTCTAATGGACCACcaacaagaaatatttaaagtacCCACTTACCTGCAGGTTGCGGTGCGAGATCACATCGAACACATGAAGATGGCTCAG TGCAAATACCCAAAGGAAGAAATTTGTGCCATATTGCCAACATATTCATACTGCAAACAAATCACTCCTCAGGAGTTTGAAGAACAAAAGGTTTCTACCTCTCAAGCTGCAGTAGCAGAGCTCTTGGAGAACATTATCAAAGATAAGAACTTGTCTgtgaaagacaagaagaaaaagttgaaaCAG TTCCAGAAGGAATACCCACTGATCTACCAGAACAGATTTCCAACTACAGAAAATGAAGCGGTGCTGCTTGAGAACAAACCTACCATCAAACAACCGATGCTTAGCTTAAGGAAACCCAGATTTCGTAGCCTAAGATATTAA
- the DEPDC1 gene encoding DEP domain-containing protein 1A isoform X1: METRPAAPAPYRATKLWNEITKYFRAGMPLRKHRQHFKRHGSCFTASEAVDWLHEVLRNNSNFGPEVTRQQTIQLLRKFLKNHVIEDIKGRWGSESLEDNSALYRFPATSPVKPLPSPCSQKENLENFSRDKERLFKLPHLSRRAFKRHELLQSLENLEKTKPDRIEENEEDTLHRKEISQEYVKETWRNIILIHLQTILGLPSLEEVLQPAQIIPEYVIYNMTNTSKHGVVILQNKSEDLPHWVLSAMKCLAYFMCGYITIPDICSGKHSVQDEKCDSQPSKALHLNSFKSTECLLLSLLRKEPDKNQKECEVSMKCSSGELTVPKQCAKKLWQHKQTHKQDSSANLTGGSCQNLSGFRNEQVPPQTFRTRCYSLERIGDAPSSVCNKGGSDSLRQSDVNTILGTRNGKRSLPYGHKANSVFELGFDNTGQDQTHGIKRVSASALQDKELFIEDHGLKQIHGSLSLLGKRNSKSCASINMPVAEITVKPSSQLCGQGKPNSCGVATSADIRTEVSDTTIKKRLCKSTTELSECSFTHSSYMLTGTQNLLQPHLERIAVEALQICCLLLPPPNRRKIQLLMRMISRMSENVDMPRLHDAMGTRSLMIQTFSRCVLCCAEEVDLDELLSTRLVSFLMDHQQEIFKVPTYLQVAVRDHIEHMKMAQCKYPKEEICAILPTYSYCKQITPQEFEEQKVSTSQAAVAELLENIIKDKNLSVKDKKKKLKQFQKEYPLIYQNRFPTTENEAVLLENKPTIKQPMLSLRKPRFRSLRY; this comes from the exons ATGGAGACCCGGCCCGCGGCCCCGGCGCCCTACCGCGCCACCAAGCTG TGGAATGAAATTACAAAGTATTTCCGAGCAGGCATGCCACTAAGGAAACACAGGCAGCATTTCAAGAGACATGGAAGCTGTTTCACTGCATCAGAAGCTGTAGACTGGCTCCATGAAGTGCTAAGGAATAACAGTAACTTTGGTCCTGAAGTTACTAGGCAGCAGACTATTCAGTTATTAAGAAAGTTTCTCAAGAATCACGTAATTGAAGATATTAAAGGGAGATGGGGATCTGAAAGCTTAGAAGACAACAGTGCACTATACAG ATTTCCTGCAACATCTCCAGTTAAACCTCTACCAAGTCCATGCTCACAAAAAGAGAACTTGGAAAACTTCTCTAGAGacaaagaaagactttttaaacTGCCACATTTATCCAGGAGAGCTTTTAAAAGGCATGAGTTACTACAGTCTCTG gaaaatttagaaaaaacaaagcctgaTAGAATAGAAGAAAACGAGGAAGACACGCTGCATAGGAAGGAAATAAGCCAGGAATATGTGAAAGAAACTTGGAGAAATATCATTCTAATACA TTTGCAAACCATTTTAGGCCTCCCATCtttggaagaagttcttcagcCAGCACAGATCATTCCTGAGTATGTCATATACAACATGACTAACACGAGCAAACATGGTGTTGTGATTCTGCAGAACAAATCAG AAGACCTCCCCCACTGGGTGTTGTCAGCTATGAAGTGCCTCGCATACT TTATGTGTGGCTACATCACAATTCCAGATATATGCAGTGGAAAACATTCTGTCCAAGATGAGAAATGTGACTCGCAACCTTCAAAAGCTCTTCACTTGAACTCTTTCAAATCAACTGAGTGTCTTCTCCTAAGCCTGCTTCGCAAAGAGCCTgacaaaaaccagaaagaatgTGAAGTTTCCATGAAGTGTTCTTCAGGAGAGCTAACTGTACCAAAACAATGTGCAAAGAAACTGTGGCAGCATAAACAGACACATAAACAAGATAGTTCTGCCAATCTAACAGGAGGAAGCTGTCAAAATCTTTCAGGATTCAGGAATGAACAAGTTCCACCTCAGACATTTAGGACAAGGTGTTACTCTTTGGAAAGAATTGGAGATGCTCCTTCAAGTGTATGTAATAAAGGAGGATCTGATTCCCTCAGGCAAAGTGATGTGAACACCATCCTGGGCACAAGAAATGGAAAACGATCGCTGCCCTATGGGCATAAAGCTAATTCTGTGTTTGAGCTTGGTTTTGATAACACAGGTCAAGACCAAACCCATGGTATCAAAAGAGTGTCTGCCTCAGCTCTTCAGGATAAAGAGCTATTTATTGAAGATCATGGATTGAAGCAAATACACGGGTCTCTGAGTTTACTTGGCAAGAGGAACTCCAAAAGTTGTGCTAGTATTAATATGCCAGTTGCTGAAATCACAGTAAAGCCAAGTTCTCAACTTTGTGGGCAAGGAAAACCAAATAGCTGTGGTGTGGCTACTTCAGCGGACATCAGGACTGAGGTTTCTGATACCACCATCAAAAAGAGGCTCTGCAAAAGTACCACAGAACTCTCAGAATGCTCTTTCACTCACTCTTCTTATATGTTGACTGGCACGCAAA ATCTTCTTCAGCCTCATTTAGAAAGAATTGCTGTTGAAGCACTGCAGATATGCTGTTTGTTGCTTCCACCACCAAACCGTAGGAAGATTCAGCTCCTGATGCGCATGATCTCTCGGATGAGTGAGAACGTGGATATGCCGCGACTGCATGATGCCATGGGCACACGCTCTCTG ATGATCCAGACCTTTTCTCGCTGcgtgctgtgctgtgcagaagaAGTGGATCTCGATGAGCTGCTCTCTACACGATTAGTTTCGTTTCTAATGGACCACcaacaagaaatatttaaagtacCCACTTACCTGCAGGTTGCGGTGCGAGATCACATCGAACACATGAAGATGGCTCAG TGCAAATACCCAAAGGAAGAAATTTGTGCCATATTGCCAACATATTCATACTGCAAACAAATCACTCCTCAGGAGTTTGAAGAACAAAAGGTTTCTACCTCTCAAGCTGCAGTAGCAGAGCTCTTGGAGAACATTATCAAAGATAAGAACTTGTCTgtgaaagacaagaagaaaaagttgaaaCAG TTCCAGAAGGAATACCCACTGATCTACCAGAACAGATTTCCAACTACAGAAAATGAAGCGGTGCTGCTTGAGAACAAACCTACCATCAAACAACCGATGCTTAGCTTAAGGAAACCCAGATTTCGTAGCCTAAGATATTAA
- the RPE65 gene encoding retinoid isomerohydrolase: MYSQVEHPAGGYKKLFETVEELSSPVTAHVTGRVPTWLQGSLLRCGPGLFEVGAEPFYHLFDGQALLHKFDFKEGHVTYHRRFVRSDAYVRAMTEKRIVITEFGTYAYPDPCKNIFSRFFSYFKGVEVTDNALVNVYPIGEDYYACTETNFITRINPETLETIKQVDLCKYVSVNGATAHPHIENDGTVYNIGNCFGKNFSFAYNIIRIPPLQADKEDPINKSEVVVQFPCSDRFKPSYVHSFGLTANYIVFVETPVKINLFKFLSSWSLWGANYMDCFESNETMGVWLHVAEKKKGRLLNIKYRTSAFNLFHHINTYEDNGFLIVDLCTWKGFEFVYNYLYLANLRANWDEVKRQAEKAPQPEARRYVLPLTIDKANTGKNLVTLPYTTATATLRSDETIWLEPEVIFSGPRHAFEFPQINYKKYCGKPYTYTYGLGLNHFVPDKLCKLNVKTKETWVWQEPDSYPSEPIFVSHPDALEEDDGVVLSIVISPGTGPKPAYLLVLSAKDMSEVARAEVEVNIPVTFHGLFKRA, from the exons ATGTACAGCCA AGTTGAGCATCCCGCTGGAGGCTACAAGAAGCTCTTTGAGACAGTGGAGGAGCTGTCCTCTCCAGTGACTGCCCACGTCACAG GCAGGGTGCCCACCTGGCTGCAAGGAAGCCTCCTGAGATGTGGTCCTGGCTTGTTCGAGGTGGGCGCGGAGCCCTTCTATCACCTCTTCGATGGCCAGGCGCTCCTCCACAAGTTTGACTTCAAGGAGGGGCACGTCACCTACCACCGGAG GTTTGTCAGGAGTGATGCCTACGTGAGAGCGATGACTGAGAAGAGGATTGTGATAACAGAGTTTGGCACCTACGCGTACCCAGACCCATGCAAGAACATCTTTTCCAG GTTTTTCTCATACTTCAAAGGTGTGGAGGTCACTGATAACGCCCTGGTTAATGTCTACCCCATTGGTGAAGATTACTATGCCTGTACTGAGACCAACTTCATAACCAGGATTAACCCAGAGACGTTAGAGACAATTAAGCAG GTGGATCTCTGCAAATACGTATCTGTCAATGGGGCAACAGCTCATCCCCACATCGAGAATGACGGGACTGTTTACAACATTGGgaattgctttggaaaaaactTCTCTTTCGCCTATAACATCATACGGATCCCTCCACTTCAGGCAG ACAAGGAAGATCCAATAAATAAGTCAGAGGTGGTGGTGCAGTTCCCTTGCAGTGACAGGTTCAAGCCCTCCTACGTTCACAG CTTTGGGCTGACAGCAAACTACATAGTGTTTGTTGAAACACCAGTGAAAATCAACCTCTTCAAGTTCCTCTCCTCATGGAGCCTCTGGGGAGCCAACTACATGGACTGCTTCGAGTCCAATGAGACCATGGGG GTCTGGCTTCATgtggcagagaaaaagaaaggcaggctCCTGAACATCAAATACCGCACCTCGGCCTTCAACCTCTTCCATCACATCAACACCTATGAAGATAACGGGTTTCTGATCGTCGACCTCTGCACCTGGAAGGG GTTCGAGTTTGTCTACAACTACCTCTACTTGGCCAACTTACGGGCAAACTGGGATGAAGTGAAGCGCCAGGCGGAGAAGGCCCCGCAGCCCGAGGCGCGCAGATACGTCCTGCCCCTCACCATCGACAAG GCCAACACGGGTAAGAATTTGGTCACCCTGCCCTATACCACAGCTACAGCCACCTTGCGCAGTGATGAGACCATCTGGCTGGAGCCAGAAGTCATTTTCTCAGGGCCACGCCACG cCTTTGAATTTCCACAGATCAATTACAAGAAATACTGTGGGAAACCTTACACGTATACGTATGGGCTGGGGCTGAACCACTTTGTCCCAGACAAG CTTTGTAAGCTGAACGTTAAAACCAAGGAGACCTGGGTATGGCAGGAGCCAGATTCGTACCCATCAGAGCCCATCTTCGTTTCCCATCCAGATGCGCTGGAGGAAGATGATG